A genomic region of Papaver somniferum cultivar HN1 chromosome 7, ASM357369v1, whole genome shotgun sequence contains the following coding sequences:
- the LOC113295997 gene encoding protein ENHANCED PSEUDOMONAS SUSCEPTIBILTY 1-like gives MNNSEAASLVRLISRCTIKPYLHISEKTPKQQPQQQQICQSTPWDISLISAQYIQFGLLFSKPPLSPALSSVGHDVGDQKVHPNTIIDQLKNSLSQTIAEFLPLTGRFVTNKHGNSPSYNISINHTNNSSGGVEFIQAVAPAVTLNHILSPLYVPPIVRSFFASYDEGEMTTINYDGHTIPLLTVQITELVDGYFIGCSINHSVVDGTSFWHFFQMWAETCSKNENDVRLLSRPPIIKRWFLKEHQNEVVDDDNDIANVPLSSHPDELIRRYPPPPDLVERIFHFSTKSMLQLKTRANNECGTNKNISAFQALSALVWRSLARARCLDEEQETSCAVCVDDRWRVMPPLSSDSFGCYIGLVTGKMKTKELLGHNLGSAALVLHKVIADHTDEKIRRWFSDWKKEPKIVHLGPDSERSTAVIGSSPRFDIYSCDFGWGKPLAMRTGWTYKFSGNVWANPGRDGKGSVELEICLSPKAMSALESDEEFMNAVSAHPV, from the coding sequence ATGAATAATTCCGAAGCAGCATCTTTAGTTCGTCTCATATCTAGATGCACAATCAAACCATACCTCCATATTTCCGAGAAAACACCAAAACAACAACCACAGCAACAGCAAATATGCCAATCTACTCCATGGGATATTTCCTTAATCTCTGCACAATACATCCAGTTCGGTCTTCTCTTCTCCAAGCCGCCACTCTCGCCAGCTTTATCATCGGTTGGTCATGATGTTGGTGATCAAAAGGTCCATCCAAATACCATCATTGATCAACTAAAGAACTCCCTATCCCAAACAATTGCTGAGTTCCTTCCTCTTACCGGCCGGTTTGTGACTAATAAACATGGCAACTCACCTTCATACAATATTTCAATAAACCATACCAATAACTCGTCTGGAGGTGTCGAATTCATACAAGCTGTTGCGCCCGCAGTAACCTTAAACCATATCCTTTCCCCACTCTATGTGCCACCAATTGTCAGATCATTCTTTGCCTCTTATGATGAAGGAGAGATGACAACAATCAACTACGACGGTCATACCATTCCTTTGCTCACGGTACAAATAACTGAGCTTGTAGATGGTTATTTTATTGGCTGTTCTATAAATCATTCTGTTGTGGACGGAACCTCCTTTTGGCATTTTTTCCAGATGTGGGCGGAAACATGTAGCAAAAATGAAAATGATGTCCGGTTACTATCGCGACCACCTATCATCAAGCGTTGGTTTTTGAAGGAACATCAAAACGAGGTGGTTGATGACGATAATGATATCGCCAACGTTCCTTTATCCTCTCATCCTGACGAGCTTATAAGGAGATATCCACCTCCACCTGATCTTGTAGAAAGGATCTTCCATTTCTCAACCAAATCTATGTTACAACTAAAAACCCGAGCAAACAACGAGTgtggaacaaataaaaatatatcTGCTTTCCAAGCCCTGAGTGCCCTAGTTTGGAGATCATTAGCACGGGCTCGTTGTTTAGATGAAGAGCAAGAAACATCTTGCGCGGTGTGCGTTGATGATAGATGGAGAGTGATGCCTCCACTGTCCTCGGACTCCTTTGGATGCTACATCGGCCTGGTGACTGGTAAAATGAAGACAAAGGAGCTACTTGGTCACAACCTTGGGTCAGCTGCTTTGGTTCTGCACAAGGTTATAGCTGATCATACAGATGAAAAGATACGGAGGTGGTTTAGTGACTGGAAGAAAGAACCCAAGATTGTTCACCTCGGACCGGACTCTGAACGGTCTACTGCTGTCATTGGAAGTTCACCAAGATTCGACATTTATAGCTGTGATTTTGGTTGGGGTAAGCCCTTGGCAATGCGCACTGGTTGGACTTATAAGTTCAGTGGGAATGTTTGGGCGAACCCAGGTCGAGATGGAAAAGGGAGTGTGGAACTCGAAATCTGTCTCTCTCCAAAAGCCATGTCTGCACTTGAGTCTGACGAGGAATTCATGAACGCAGTTTCAGCACATCCAGTTTAA